The following are encoded in a window of Clostridium thermarum genomic DNA:
- a CDS encoding SLAP domain-containing protein — protein MAAANKNIELYISDSAKARISDFRLNLMKEELKAINEKYPIEKNTVDIHISYALNTDEGIEVEFYIRNSCDRVINFDQVALMLVKECLVIATIDADLREVGNIPPFSAVPALVVFKDVRVETEDLANVEIQFSNEVEFAAIKTVEVDIDNIPENLQSKYRRTIEKYAANLPRLKKDSVDLNAYDVFYDEEGNINVVLFIRNGYDRNLRVKRFPLGIYNADDVLIYHGEFNARELAIKANSSILTIVKIPKELQPITDTDLSKFRVVFN, from the coding sequence ATGGCAGCAGCTAATAAAAATATAGAACTCTATATTTCCGATTCAGCAAAAGCTAGGATATCTGACTTTAGATTGAATTTGATGAAAGAAGAATTGAAGGCTATAAATGAAAAATATCCAATAGAAAAAAATACTGTGGATATACATATATCCTATGCCTTAAATACAGATGAGGGCATTGAGGTTGAATTTTATATAAGGAATAGTTGTGATAGAGTGATCAATTTTGATCAAGTAGCTCTTATGTTGGTTAAGGAATGTTTAGTTATCGCTACAATAGATGCAGATTTACGGGAAGTTGGTAATATACCACCATTTTCAGCTGTACCCGCATTGGTAGTCTTCAAAGATGTGAGAGTGGAAACAGAAGATCTTGCTAATGTAGAAATTCAGTTCTCTAACGAAGTAGAATTTGCAGCGATAAAAACAGTGGAAGTAGATATAGACAATATTCCTGAAAACTTACAAAGTAAATACCGAAGAACTATTGAGAAATATGCAGCCAATCTACCGAGACTAAAGAAAGATTCTGTTGACTTAAATGCCTATGATGTTTTCTATGATGAAGAGGGCAATATAAATGTAGTACTTTTCATAAGAAACGGTTATGATAGAAATTTAAGAGTAAAGAGGTTCCCACTGGGAATATATAATGCCGATGACGTGCTTATATATCATGGTGAATTTAATGCAAGGGAGTTAGCCATAAAGGCGAATTCTTCAATCTTAACTATTGTTAAAATACCGAAAGAATTACAGCCAATTACTGATACAGATTTATCAAAATTCAGAGTAGTTTTTAATTAA
- a CDS encoding alginate O-acetyltransferase AlgX-related protein, whose protein sequence is MRENIRKNLFKKLYIAAFCVIIALPLFQMNTQLFKADILNEKRVKAQKPVFDIKQPLAKFTQTYETYYNDNFGFRDHLIRLSNTIDVNLFKKSTHEKVHMGTNDYLFHGDEMADYHRTNLLKDEDIELIANKLRVFQDNLTREGIDFIFYVAPNKSTIYPEFVGIPQKNPNAESNYERLMKALEHKNINTLDAKKVLIENKDKYSLYYKRDTHWNDIAAALVANEFMSKYAAKYNFEGNLSIETVSTKNYDGDLDGLLGIDSNILEATADIKLAETKNLLPKTLAYFDSFSYNLLPLITPYFGMRLDYHYLNNPLIDTLPGKLSDTKLVYFEIVERHISNLLTYNLNVFDDDLKVLEDKQLVQSLDIAYTGDKTDIKLNDTFHQPGVNNTELYVSKGNDSQIIWTFPAVDLKYIRLDLARVSSREPVQIFWASAETEGKFTEAGSRTITVVPGKDNYIIEFGKELKGVTKFRFDIGNRANIEVNLRSIEFYK, encoded by the coding sequence ATGAGAGAAAATATAAGAAAAAATTTATTTAAAAAGCTATATATTGCAGCTTTTTGTGTCATAATTGCACTGCCGCTCTTTCAAATGAATACGCAGCTCTTTAAAGCCGATATATTAAACGAAAAAAGGGTCAAGGCTCAGAAGCCTGTCTTTGATATTAAGCAGCCTCTGGCTAAGTTTACTCAGACTTACGAAACCTATTATAACGACAACTTTGGCTTCAGAGACCATCTGATACGTTTGTCCAATACTATAGATGTAAACCTGTTTAAAAAGTCTACCCATGAAAAGGTCCATATGGGGACTAATGATTACCTCTTTCATGGCGATGAGATGGCGGATTATCATAGGACTAACCTCTTAAAAGATGAAGATATAGAACTCATAGCCAACAAGCTCAGGGTTTTTCAGGATAATCTGACCAGGGAAGGGATTGATTTTATCTTCTATGTAGCACCTAATAAAAGTACAATCTATCCTGAGTTTGTTGGGATACCCCAGAAAAATCCCAATGCTGAGAGCAACTATGAAAGACTTATGAAGGCATTGGAGCATAAAAATATTAATACCTTAGATGCTAAGAAAGTCTTAATTGAAAATAAGGATAAGTATTCTCTGTACTATAAGAGAGATACCCATTGGAATGATATTGCTGCAGCCTTAGTAGCCAATGAGTTCATGTCCAAGTATGCAGCTAAATACAATTTTGAAGGAAATTTGTCCATAGAAACCGTATCAACTAAGAATTACGACGGTGATCTGGACGGGCTTTTGGGTATAGACAGCAATATCCTGGAAGCCACAGCTGATATTAAGCTGGCTGAAACCAAAAACCTGTTGCCAAAGACCTTGGCCTATTTTGACTCCTTTAGCTACAACTTACTGCCTCTTATTACTCCTTATTTTGGTATGAGGCTGGATTATCATTATTTAAATAATCCTCTTATAGACACTCTGCCTGGAAAGTTATCCGATACTAAGCTGGTTTATTTTGAAATAGTAGAGCGCCATATATCAAACCTCTTAACCTATAACCTTAACGTATTTGATGATGATCTTAAGGTTCTGGAAGATAAACAGCTAGTACAATCATTAGATATAGCCTATACTGGGGATAAAACAGACATAAAGCTCAACGACACCTTCCATCAGCCCGGCGTTAATAATACAGAGCTGTATGTATCCAAGGGCAACGACAGCCAGATAATCTGGACCTTCCCTGCTGTGGATCTGAAATATATACGCCTTGACTTAGCAAGGGTAAGCTCCAGAGAGCCTGTGCAAATCTTCTGGGCCTCTGCTGAAACCGAAGGGAAATTTACTGAGGCAGGCAGCAGGACTATAACTGTGGTTCCAGGAAAGGATAACTATATTATTGAGTTTGGGAAGGAACTGAAGGGTGTGACCAAGTTCAGGTTTGATATAGGTAATAGAGCAAATATAGAAGTAAACCTGAGAAGTATAGAGTTCTATAAATAA
- a CDS encoding MBOAT family O-acyltransferase: protein MSIIINYFLAIILDKSTGGRKKVVLFISIALNLILLFTYKYTNFAIDFINRILNDFTTKQLKEVKLLVPLGISYMTFQQISCIVDIYKNKEKPLKSIFDFALYILFFPKLLAGPIDKFNHLAPQIRKREHTADRFAEGIYRFSIGLGKKVILSTALEQVANKIFETAPNSLGTRYAWLGMLLYTLQIYYDFSGYTDMALGVGKMSGFELTENFNRPYIAKSISDFWKRWHISLTSFLREYVYFPLGGSRISPSRTLLNTMIIFLLSGLWHGAGYTFVIWGAYHGILSCLERVGGGKLLGKLPGFISQLWTFFLVALGWVFFRSVDLPYALGFVKTLFNNTPASALSNAALGIDTKFIVILIISLVLSLMPSIKFEGRINASLLGFTKSCFSLALLIYSLALLTTGSYMPFIYFQF, encoded by the coding sequence TTGAGTATCATTATTAATTATTTTCTTGCAATTATATTGGACAAATCTACCGGCGGCAGGAAAAAGGTGGTACTTTTTATCTCTATAGCCTTAAACCTTATTCTGCTTTTTACCTATAAGTATACAAACTTTGCCATTGATTTTATCAACAGAATACTAAATGACTTTACTACTAAGCAGCTTAAGGAAGTAAAGCTTTTGGTTCCCCTGGGAATATCCTACATGACCTTCCAGCAGATAAGCTGCATAGTTGATATTTATAAAAACAAGGAAAAACCTCTTAAGTCAATTTTCGATTTTGCACTTTATATATTATTCTTTCCCAAGCTTCTGGCGGGCCCTATTGATAAGTTCAATCACCTGGCACCTCAAATCCGCAAGAGAGAACATACCGCAGATAGATTTGCAGAGGGAATCTACAGATTTTCAATTGGCCTAGGCAAAAAGGTTATCCTGTCCACAGCTCTTGAACAGGTGGCAAACAAAATTTTCGAAACAGCTCCCAATTCACTTGGGACAAGATATGCCTGGTTAGGTATGCTTCTCTATACCCTGCAGATCTATTATGACTTTTCCGGTTATACAGATATGGCACTGGGAGTTGGAAAGATGTCAGGCTTTGAACTTACAGAGAACTTCAACAGGCCTTATATTGCTAAGAGTATTTCAGATTTTTGGAAACGCTGGCATATATCCCTTACCTCTTTTTTAAGGGAATATGTTTATTTCCCCCTTGGCGGCAGCAGGATATCTCCAAGCAGAACCCTGCTCAATACTATGATAATTTTTCTGCTAAGCGGACTGTGGCATGGTGCCGGTTATACCTTTGTAATCTGGGGAGCCTACCATGGTATATTAAGCTGCCTTGAAAGAGTTGGCGGCGGAAAACTTCTTGGTAAGCTGCCGGGCTTTATAAGTCAGCTCTGGACCTTCTTCCTGGTTGCCCTGGGCTGGGTATTCTTCAGGTCTGTGGACCTGCCTTACGCACTAGGTTTTGTGAAAACCCTCTTTAACAATACACCGGCTTCGGCTTTAAGCAACGCAGCACTGGGTATTGATACTAAATTTATTGTAATATTGATAATTTCCTTAGTGCTGAGCCTGATGCCATCTATAAAATTTGAAGGCAGGATAAATGCAAGTTTGCTTGGCTTTACAAAAAGTTGTTTTTCGTTAGCATTATTAATTTATAGTTTGGCATTGTTAACCACCGGAAGCTACATGCCCTTCATATACTTTCAATTCTAG